The genome window GTCCACCTTCCGCGGGTCGGATAAGCGAGGCGGGGCAAATGGCGCGCGAATCCGGCTGGAGCCGCAACGAAGCTGGGAGGCCAACGAGCCCACCCGCCTCGCGAAGGTCCTCGAAGTTTTGGAAGCCATTCAATCGGAGCATGGCCAGGTGTCGCTGGCCGACCTCATCGTCATCGCGGGCAACGCTGCGGTCGAGGCGGCGGCGCTCGCCGCCGGTGTGCGGGTGGCCGTTCCGTTTACACCGGGCCGTACCGATGCCTCAGCCGAGCAAACCGACATTGAGTCATTCGCGGTCCTGGAACCTGTGGCCGACGGATTCCGCAACTTCGAAAAGCCGGGTCTTCGCGTGCCCGCCGAGGCCTGCCTGATTGACAAGGCGCAGCTGCTCACGCTTACCGCGCCGGAGATGACCGCCCTCGTCGGTGGACTCCGCGCGATTCAGGGATCGTTCACCGAGCGACCGGGTGAGTTGACCAACGACTTCTTCCGCAACCTGCTGGACATGAGTACCGAATGGGTCGCGGATGATGCGAGCCGCCGACGGTTCTCCGGGCGTTGCCGTCAAACCGGCACCACGAAGTGGTCGGCTAGTCGCGTGGACCTGGTGTTTGGTTCCAATTCGGTGCTCCGCGCCATCGCCGAGGTGTACGCAAGCAGCGACGGAGCCGAAAAGCTCGTGCGCGACTTCGTCGCCGCGTGGGCCAAGGTCATGCACCTGGACCGATTCTAGAAGGTCGCGAATCTGCCGGAGGGATGATGAAAATTCCCTCGGCTATACTGAGATCACAGGGCCGCGGTCTCGCGTCCCGCAACTCCTATGTTTGAAGTCAAGGCTTACGCTGCCCAATCAAGTTCTTCACCTCTCGATCAAACCAGCATCCCGCGCCGCGCGAATGCGGACGACGATGTTCAGATCGAAATTCTCTTTTGCGGCATCTGCCACAGCGACCTGCACACCGCGCGCGACGAGTGGAATGCGATCATGCCCACCGTTTATCCCTGTGTTCCAGGCCACGAAATCGTGGGCAAGGTCACGAGCGTGGGCGCGGGCGTCACCAAGTTTAAGGTCGGCGACACCGTTGGCGTCGGCTGCCTCGTGGACTCCGATGGGACGTGTCCCAACTGCGCCGATGGCTTCGAACAGTTCTGCCCGAACGGCACCTTTACCTACAACGGAGCCGATCGTCATGGCACGGCGCCGGTGACGTACGGCGGCTACTCCGAGTCGATCGTGGTCAAAGAGAGCTTTGTTCTCAGCATTCCGGAGAATCTGGACCTCGCCGGAGCCGCGCCGCTACTCTGCGCGGGCATCACCACGTACTCGCCGCTCAAGCGGGCCGGAGTCAAGCCGGGCATGCGCGTCGGCGTCGTCGGCCTTGGCGGACTTGGTCACATGGGCGTGAAACTCGCCAAGGCCATGGGCGCGCACGTCACGGTGTTCAGCACTAGCCCCAGCAAAATCGACGACGCCAAGCGACTCGGCGCGGATGAGGTGGTCATTTCGACCGATCGCGAAGCCATGGCCGCTAAGGCTTGGTCCTACGACTTTATTCTCGACTGCGTGAGCGCCGAGCACGACATCAACACTTATGTGGCGTTGCTCACGCGCGGCGGCAACATGACCTTGGTCGGCGCGCCGCCCAACCCCATGCCTCTCTCCTCGTTTGCGCTGCTTTTTGGCAACAAATCCGTGGGCGGTTCGCTCATCGGTGGCCTCGCCGAAACGCAGGAGATGCTCGATTTCTGCGGCAAGCACAACATCGTCAGCGACGTCGAAGTCATCCGCATGCAGGATGTGAACGAGGCTTACGAGCGCATGCTACGCGCCGATGTGAAGTACCGCTTCTGCATCGATATGGCTTCGCTCAAACAAGCCTAACGCCAACAAAAAGCGGCCCGCTCATGTAGAGCGGGCCGCTTTCTTGTGTCTACCAGTTCGACTTAGTTGTCGCCGACCAGGTCGAAGTTCGTCGCCAACAGCGTGTAGTCGGCGATGTCGATGATGCCATCGAAGTTCAGGTCGGCCATCGCGTTCCAGTTACCCGAGCTCGGTACGGCATCGAAGGCCGCAGCGAGCGCCGAGTAGTCGGCGATGTCGATGATGTTGTCATCCGAGATGTCCGCCGTCTTCAGCGCCGGGTTTTGCCCGCTGAGACCGCCTGCGCCCACCACACGGTTCGTCAGAACCCGTCGCAGAGTGCGGTCGCCGCTGTAGGCCACGTCGTACGTACCCACCGGAACGCTCGCCGAGTAAGACCCGCCGGCGCCCAGAGTAACGGTTGACGTGTAGAGCACGGTTTGCGTGCCGGGCGAGCGGAACTGAATGACCACCTGCTTGCCAACCGGGTTGGCCAGGCCTTGCCAGCTCACAGCGCCCGCATAGGCAACGGTGCCGCCAATCGGTTCGCAAGGTTCGCCGACGAAGGTCAGGTCATCAATGTAGACGCCGTCACGCACCACGCTCACGTCGGTCGTCAAGCGGAACTTCAACTTGATGTTCGAGCCCGAGACCACCGAGGCGGTGTAACCGTTCCACGACTCGGCTACGCCGGTGAAGGCGGCCCCTTCAGTCCACGAAGCGCCGTTATCCGACGAAGAGAGGACATGCAGGTAGTCGTAGTTGTTTTCCAGGTTCATCCACATCTTGAACTGAGCCTGCGGGTTGATCATGTTTGGAAGCGAGGTCTGACCGTTCTGCGTGAGGTCAATGCTGAGATCGTTCACGTAGTCGCCAGCCGGACTGTCGTGCCAACTGTTGCCCGGCGAAACGAATCGCGTGCCGACCGTCGCCCAAGGCGCATCCCCCGTAAAGGTCGCACTGCCGTCGAAGTTGTCACCCGGAGCCGTCACGTAGTTCAGCAAAGTGAGGTCGTCAATGTAAACGCCATCCCGCACGATGCTGGTGTCGGTGTCGAGACGGAACCGCAGTTGCACGGTTTGCCCAACATAGCCCGCGAGGCTGTACGAAACGGTGTGCCAGTCCGATCGAGTGCCATTGAGGCGACCCAGCGAGGTCCAGTTGGTACCGTCCGTCGAAACTTCGGTGTACAGGTAGTCGTAGTTGCTTTCCAGGTCGTACTTCGTGGAGAACGACAGTGCGATCGGCGTTGTCACCGTAATCGGCGCGGTCTTGCGCAGAACGATGTCGATGTTGTCGAGGTAGTCGCCCGCCGGCGAGTCGGTCCAGCTCTTCACACCGGAGTTGGCCGTCGAGGAGATTCCCCACGGACCCGATTCCACCGTCATGGTCGCCGCGCCTTCGAAGTCGTCGGTGCTGGTCGGCGCAATCGTCGTGTACGGACCGGCCGTCACGATGCCCGAAGGATTCCCGACGTTATCGAGTGCCTTCACCGCGATGTAATAGGTCTTTCCGGCGGAGAGACCAGTGAGGCTGATGTCCTGCGTTTGACCGCTCGCCACCGGAGCCGGGCTGGAAACCCGAGTGGCGGCATTGAAGTTGCCCGCGTTGATTGGCGAAGAGCTCACACGAAGATCGTAGGCGGCAGCGGTACCAACCGCGCCGTCATCACCCGAGGCCGTGATTTGACCCATAAACGCGCTATAACCGCGCTTGGTCATCGAGAGGCCGCTGGGCGTACCCGGGGCGACGGTGTCGTTGTCCATCGAGTTGTAAACGTTCAGGCGTCCGCTCACCACGCGGCCCGACAGGGCGGCGGTGGAGACCGCGCCATTCATCAGGCGAAGCTTGAGCGCCGAATAGCTGGCGGTGGGGAAGTAAGCCTTCAGCAGAGCCGCGGCGCCCGCCACGTGCGGGGTCGCCATCGAGGTTCCGCTAAACGATGCGTAGCCGTTGCCGGGGACCGTGCTAACAACATCGGAGCCCGGTGCGGCGATGTCAACCGAAGTTGCGCCGTAGCTGGAGAAGCTGCTCAGTTGATCGTCCTTCGTAATCGAGGCGACCGCGACCACGTTCGCAACATCGTAGTTGCTCGGGTAGTTGGCGGTGGTGTCGTTGTTAGACGCGGAGTTGCCCGCCGCGGCGACAAAGAGAATGTCGGCCTGCTCGGCACGTTGGATGGCTTCCAGCAGGAGTTGGCTAAAGCCGCCGCCACCCCACGAGTTGCTCATGATGTTGGCGCCGCGAACGCGTGCGTAGTCCACCGAGAGAATCGCGTTCGAAGTCGAGCCGGAACCGCCCGCACTCAGGAACTTCGCGGCGAAAATGCTGACGTTCCAGTTGACCCCAACGACTCCGATGCCGTTGTTGCCCTTGCCGCCGATGGTGCCGCTGCAGTGGGTGCCGTGGTCGTTGTCGTCCATCGGGTCGCCATCGCTGTTGACAAAGTCGTAGCCGTAAACGTCGTCCACGTAGCCGTTGCCGTCGTCATCCACGCCGTTGCCGGGGATTTCGCCGGGGTTGGCATAGGAGTTTCCGGCCAGGTCCTGGTGCGTGTAGTCAAGGCCAGTGTCAATGACGCACACCTTTACGGCGCTGCTACCAGTGGTCAGATCCCAAGCCTGCTCGGCGCTGATGTCCGCATCGGGAGCGGCGGTATCTTTGAGACCCCAGAGTACGTTGAGTTGCGGGTCGTTCGGCGTCAGGTTGGTGCTGACCAAGTAGTCCGGCTCGGCGACGCGCACGATCGGCTCGCCCTTAATGCGGCTAATCAACTGAATGGCATCCACGCCAGCCGGGACGATCAGACGAGAGAAATAGGGGTTGAGGGCGGTTTGATCTTCTCGCAGCCCGTACTTCGCGAGCACGGCTTGGCGGGCGTTGCCTCGCGATTGGCCATGGAACGCCACCAAAATACGGCTGGCGTCATAAGAAGGAAGTCCGTAATCGTTCTTGGGGAGCTGCGTCGTCAGACGATCGATCATCTTGACGAAGGAATTGCCTTGGCTCGAGGGTGTGATTTGACTGAAACTCACCGCCGCGGTGAGAACAAGCAGCGATGTTAGCTTGGCTTTCATAGGAATTCAGACGGGCTCGCGAGCCGCGTTAGTTCTAGTGTATCGCCGGATTCCTGTAAAACAAGAGTTTGGTAACATGCGCGTATGAAACGCCTGTTTTCTCTCGCGATCATGCTGGCCGTGGCTCCGGCCTTCGCCCAAACTCCCACCGCCGCTCAGGTAATCGACGCGGCAAAAGTCAGCGCCAAAAAGAGCGGCAAGAACATCTTGGTGATCTTCCACGCCAGTTGGTGTGGCTGGTGCCACAAGCTGGACGACTTCCTCACGAAGACTGACGAAGGCAAGCTGGTGGGCAAGGGACTGGAGATTGTTCACCTCACGGTTCTGGAATCCGAAAGGCACAAGGCGGATGAGAACGCCGGCGGCGTGGACATGATGAAGGCGTGGGGCGGCGAAAAGGCTGGTCTGCCGTTCATGGCGATTCTGGATGCGAAGGGCAAGTTGGTGATCAACAGCCTGATGAAGAAGGACGAGCAGGGTTCCAACACCGGTTACCCGGCCGCCGCGACCGAGGTCGCGCACTTCATTACGATGCTGGAAAAAGGCGCCAAGAAAATCAGCGCCGACGAGCGCGGCAAGATTGGGGCTTGGCTCACCGCCAACGCGCCGAAGTAACGAGACCGGCAAACAAGTAAAGGGGCGAAACCAATCGGTTTCGCCCCTTTTGCTGTCTTGTTCTCGACTCGTCTTAGCGAGCGTAGAATTCGACGACGGCGCTTTCCTTGAAGAACTTCGGGAAGTCTTCGCGCTCGGGCAGAGCCACGACTTGAGCCGACATGTTGGCCACGTCAACGTCAAAGTACGGCGGCACCGCGGCGCCTTCGTAGTGGTTCATGCGAGCAATCTTCTTGCTCTGATCGCGATCGCGGACGGCGACCTTGTCACCCACCTTCAGTTGGTAGCTCGCGATGTTCACGATCTTGCCGTTGACGGTGATGTGGCAGTGGCTCACCATTTGGCGGGCTTGGAAAATGGTGGTGGCGTAGCCGAGCTTCCACACGGCGGTGGCCAGGCGAAGTTCCAGCAAGCGCAGGAAGTTCAGCGAGGTGTTGCCGTGCATCTTGGCGGCGCGCTCAAACGTGCGGTGGAATTGCTTCTCCAGCATGTTGTAGTAGCGTCGGATGACTTGCTTGGCGAGAAGTTGCTCACCGTATTCCGACGTTCGGCGCTCGCGTTGCTGCGGGCCATGTTGACCCAGCGGATACGGACGCTTGTTGCTGGGGCACTTTGCGTTACCCCAGATGTTGAAGCCGACTTTGCGGCAGATATCTGTTTTTCTTCCTCGATAGGTTGCCATGTTATAAGTTCCAATGAGTGCGGTTCTCATTCGGGAACCTTAGGATTCTCACGCGCCCAGCAGCCAACTTTGCGCGTTCCCTTTATCCGCAGAACTTCCTTTATACCCGAAAACCTACAACTTTCCATTAAGGCCGATGCGCAGCATCTCATCAAAAGCCGCGGGCGGCATTGGTTTCGGTTCGCCGAGTTGGCGCGCGTAGAAAATCACTTGCGCTACGCGCTCTAAGGTTTCCATCCGGTAGAGCGCGTCCATGAGCGAGTTGCCCATCACCACCGCGCCGTGATTCGCAAGCAGAAACGTCTTGTGATCGTCGCAATAGCGCTCCAGCGCGTCGGGTACTTCGTTGGTGCCGGGCATGCCAAACGGAACCGTGGCCACGCTGCCGAGCACAATCGCGGCCTCGGGCAGCAGATCATCCGGAATCTCCTCACCGGCTAAGGCAAAGGCCGTCGCGATCGGCGGATGGGCATGAACCACGGCCATGCAGTCCTTGCGCACGGCGTACATGCGAAGGTGCATCTTGATTTCGCTGCTGGGCTGGCCGCCATCTTGCGGCTCGCCGTGGTTGTCAATCACCACGAGGTCGCCGGGCTTAAGATGCCCTTTCGACACCCCGCTAGGTGTGCAAAGAATGCGCTGCGGCGAAATGCGGGCACTGAGGTTGCCCTCGGCGCCGCCCACCAGCCCGCCGTGCCAAAGTCGCCGCCCGACATCGCACATGAGGGCCCGCAGTTCTAGTTCGCTCACAACCCCCCATTATCCCGGTCTGACCCGCGCGACGGTGTAGGATGAGGCATGCATCAATTGTTATTGGCGGTTGCCTTGGCCGGGGGCTCGGCCCATGCCGATCGGGTCATCCACCGCGCGGGCCCAATCCGCACTTGGGATGAGGGCGTGCCGCTGGGCAATGGGCTGGTCGGTGGATTGCTGTGGGGCGAGGAGGGCGTGCTTCGCCTCAGTTTGGATCGCGGCGACCTTTGGGATCTGCGCCCCGCGCCGGGTACGGACGATAAGGATTTCAACTACGCGGCGATGAAGCGGCTCGTGGCCGCGGGAAATCAAGCTGAATTGGATCGGCTGTTCGACGGTCCGTACAACCATCCGTATCCCACCAAAATCCCCGCCGGGCGCGTCGAGTTTAGGCTGCCCGGACGCCCCGAGTCGTTTGACCTGAACCTGGACCGCGCGACCGGCACGGTGAATTGGGCCGGCGGCACGGTGCGAGCGCTCATCGCCGACGCGATTTTGCTGGACTTTCAGGGCTTGCCGGTGGAGCCAGTTCTCCAGCCGCCGAAGTCCGTTGCCAAACTGGGCTACGAATTGGCCCGCGTTGAATCAACAGAAGGGGCGACTTGGTTCACCCAAAAGTGCGCGGAAGGCTTGGAGTTCACGGTTTATGTGGCCCGCACCAAGTCGTTGGTTGCCGTCAAGATCGGCCGCAGATTGGCCGAGGCACGACGCGGCGCAGAGGCCTCGCTTCGTAAGGGTTGGGCGGCGACCGCCCGAGACCACGAGAAGTGGTGGTCGAAGTTTTGGGCGCAAAGCTCGGTGACGATTCCGGACGCCAAACTCCAAACGCACTACGATTTGGTGAAGTATTTCTATGGCGCGGCCAGCCGCAAAGGCTCGCCGCCGATGCCGCTGCAAGGAGTGTGGACCGCCGACGAGGGCAACTTGCCGCCGTGGAAAGGCGACTACCACAACGACCTCAACACGCAGATGACTTACCTGGCGTATCCCACAGCGGGGCTGTGGGACTCGGGGCTCAGTTGGATCGAGTACAACTGGCGGCTGTTGCCGACTTATAAGGCGTTCGCGCGGAGCTTCTATGCCGTTAATGGCGCGGTGATACCGGGCGTGATGACGCTCGACGGGAAGCCGCTGGCGGGGTGGGGCATGTATGCGCTTTCGCCGACGAACGGTGCGTGGATCGCGCACCAGTTCGATCAGCACTGGCGCTACACCGGCGACCCCAACTTTCTGCGGAACCGAGCGTATCCCTTCTGTCGCGAAATCGGGACCGCCCTGGCCGGGCTCCTGCGACCCGACGGCACCCTGCCGCTTTCCAGTTCGCCGGAGATTCATGACAACTCGCTGCGAGCCTGGTTGAAGCCGAATTCCAACTACGACGGCATGCTCATGCAGTGGCTGTTTGGGGCGTTGGCCGACATGACCACCGAGCTGAAACTCACGCAAGAGGCAAACAAGTGGCGGGCGTTGGCGGCGCGGATTCCGGCGTGGTCGCGCGACCCCGAAGATAGCGGTTTGGCGTTTAGCGAAGGCGAACTTTACCGCGATTCGCATCGGCACTTTAGCCACGCGCTCGGCTTGTATCCGCTCAACACGCTCGCCCCCGACACCAACATGGTAAGCGCCACACTGGAGCGCATGAAGAAACACGGCACGGCGTGGTGGACCGGCTATTCGTTCGCGTGGTTCTCGGCCATGCTGGCGCGCTGCAATCGGTCCGACGAGGCGCTCAAACAATTGCAGGACTACGAGCGGGCGTTCATTCTGCCCAACGGTTTCCATGTGAATGGCGACCAGACCAAGAGCGGGCTTTCCAACTTTCAGTACCGACCGTTTACGCTAGAAGGAAACTTTATCGCGATGCAAGCGGTGCACGAAATGTTGATCCGCAGCGAAGGCGGCGTGGTCACTGTGTTTCCGGCGATGCCAAGCCAGTGGCGCGACGCTTCGTTCCGGGCCCTGCGGGCGCACGGCGGCTTCATTGTTGATGCTACACGGCGAGATGGAACTGTCACGTCCATCCGCGTGAGGGCAACGCAAGACAAGGTTCTACGCCTGACGAACCCGTGGCCGGGCCACAAGGTTAAGTGGAGCCGCCCCGTGGAGCACAAGGGCAGCCTGATTGAGGTGAGGCTCAAACCGGGCGAATCAATCAGCGCTCGTTGAAGCAGGGGCACTACTCACGCTAAAACTCAAAGCGATCACTCCCGCGAGGCACACAAGCCCGGCGGCAATGTAGGGGTAGCTGGGGTCGAGGCTGAACAGCTGGGTGCCGACGGCTGGCGCGACGAGAAAGCCGAAGCCTCGCGAACCTTGAAACAGGCCGAACAACTCGCCGTGGCGCGCTTTCGGCACTAAGTCGCTCGCGGCCATGTTGACAATCGGCGTGCTCATGGCATTGCCGAGCGCGAACAACGTAGACGCCACCACGAGCACGACCAGCGACGGCGCGAACGGCATGAGCACAAGGCCCGCGCCTTGAAACAGAAAGCACAGCTGCAGGAAGGCGCGATAGCTGAGCCGCTTGCGGAGCCACATGAGCAGCCACGTTTGGCAGCCGAGAGCGACGAGCGCCTCGTAGCTGAAGAGAAACCCAAAGTGCTTTTCGTCGAGCCCGAGCGTGTGCTGAATGAGCAGGCCAAACGTGCCTTCGAGCAATGCCAGTGCAAACCACGCGACCATCGCCGTGATGGCGAGCACCCGTAACTGTGGCACCTCGCGGAATAGTACGATGCCGAACGGATTGCGTTTGCGCTGGGTGACGACTTCGGGCTTATCTTTCGCGAGCACCATAAACCCGGCGATGATCCCGGCAAGGCACAAGCCCCCGGCGAGCAAACCGAGTCCTTGGCGTCCGATGAGGCTTGGCATGAGGCCGCCCACGGCCGGTCCACAAAGAAGTCCTGCGGTCATTGCCGCGCTAAAGTGGCTGATCGCCCGGTCGCGCTCCTCATCGCTCACCAGATTGGTCAGCAGGGCGTTGCCGACGGCGACGTTGGCCGCTCCGATTCCGGCGAGAATCCGGCAAACGAACATCAGGCTCAGGTGGTCGGCAAAGGCATACAGCAGCATGGCCACGCAGCTAAAGCCGGTGCAAAGCAGGAAGATGTTGCGCCGCCCGACGCGGTCGCTGAGCGAACTCCAGATCGGGGAGAACACAGTTTGCGAGGCAAACATGCTGCTCATCAGCGCGCCTAGCACCCAGCCATCCGCGCCGAGCGACTTGGCCCGAAACTGGACGTCAGGGATGAGCATGGTGAAGCCCACCATATCCAGAAAAACGATCGCCAAAATCACGGCTTTGGCTCTCTGGACTTGCTTGGGCGTCACGCCAAGACTGTACCGCGCAGGTTCAACTCGATGCCATTTCAAGAGTTTTGCAACGATTTAGCGGAGATTTAGCGATGGCCTGATATAACCATAAGTGCTTCGGCAAATTGAAATACAAAGGAGTTAAATGATGAAATTTAATCGCTCTCTCGGCTTACTTGTCGTCTTCTGCGTTGGTTCTGCATGGGCCCAATCGAAGATCGGCATTGACAGTTTCACTGGGAATCTCAGCGTGAACGGCTCGCCATACGGCGGCGGCGAATTGACTTGGGGTGATCAACTGAGTTTAGGTGCAAATGAAAGCAGCTCGTCCGCGGTTCTCAAACCCGGCACGCAGGCAGAATTTGACGCGTATCGCTCGATGCTCAAGTTCTCGGCCAGTTCGGTTGCGGCCGATTATATGTTGCCTAGCGACCGCTTGGGTGGAATGAGCGCGGCAGCCAGCATGGAATCGCGTGTCTTTGGCACTTGGAATAACGACTGCATGACCAACTCGGATTCGCATCGATTCGGCATGAGCTTGGAAGAGTTCAACGGCGACGATGCTTCGATTGATGTGGACATCCAAGAGGCTCCGAAGCCGTCGATCTCGGGGACAACGGGTAGCTTCACTGTAGGTGGTTTGGATGGCTCGGCCGTGGACCTTGATCCTCGAGTCGGATTCATCAAGATTGACAAGTCGGTAACGCCGAGCTTTGCCATGACCTTTGCAACGCCGGATATCTCATTCACGCGACCGGATCTCATG of Chthonomonas sp. contains these proteins:
- a CDS encoding S8 family serine peptidase, which codes for MKAKLTSLLVLTAAVSFSQITPSSQGNSFVKMIDRLTTQLPKNDYGLPSYDASRILVAFHGQSRGNARQAVLAKYGLREDQTALNPYFSRLIVPAGVDAIQLISRIKGEPIVRVAEPDYLVSTNLTPNDPQLNVLWGLKDTAAPDADISAEQAWDLTTGSSAVKVCVIDTGLDYTHQDLAGNSYANPGEIPGNGVDDDGNGYVDDVYGYDFVNSDGDPMDDNDHGTHCSGTIGGKGNNGIGVVGVNWNVSIFAAKFLSAGGSGSTSNAILSVDYARVRGANIMSNSWGGGGFSQLLLEAIQRAEQADILFVAAAGNSASNNDTTANYPSNYDVANVVAVASITKDDQLSSFSSYGATSVDIAAPGSDVVSTVPGNGYASFSGTSMATPHVAGAAALLKAYFPTASYSALKLRLMNGAVSTAALSGRVVSGRLNVYNSMDNDTVAPGTPSGLSMTKRGYSAFMGQITASGDDGAVGTAAAYDLRVSSSPINAGNFNAATRVSSPAPVASGQTQDISLTGLSAGKTYYIAVKALDNVGNPSGIVTAGPYTTIAPTSTDDFEGAATMTVESGPWGISSTANSGVKSWTDSPAGDYLDNIDIVLRKTAPITVTTPIALSFSTKYDLESNYDYLYTEVSTDGTNWTSLGRLNGTRSDWHTVSYSLAGYVGQTVQLRFRLDTDTSIVRDGVYIDDLTLLNYVTAPGDNFDGSATFTGDAPWATVGTRFVSPGNSWHDSPAGDYVNDLSIDLTQNGQTSLPNMINPQAQFKMWMNLENNYDYLHVLSSSDNGASWTEGAAFTGVAESWNGYTASVVSGSNIKLKFRLTTDVSVVRDGVYIDDLTFVGEPCEPIGGTVAYAGAVSWQGLANPVGKQVVIQFRSPGTQTVLYTSTVTLGAGGSYSASVPVGTYDVAYSGDRTLRRVLTNRVVGAGGLSGQNPALKTADISDDNIIDIADYSALAAAFDAVPSSGNWNAMADLNFDGIIDIADYTLLATNFDLVGDN
- a CDS encoding class II aldolase/adducin family protein, whose amino-acid sequence is MSELELRALMCDVGRRLWHGGLVGGAEGNLSARISPQRILCTPSGVSKGHLKPGDLVVIDNHGEPQDGGQPSSEIKMHLRMYAVRKDCMAVVHAHPPIATAFALAGEEIPDDLLPEAAIVLGSVATVPFGMPGTNEVPDALERYCDDHKTFLLANHGAVVMGNSLMDALYRMETLERVAQVIFYARQLGEPKPMPPAAFDEMLRIGLNGKL
- a CDS encoding MFS transporter — protein: MTPKQVQRAKAVILAIVFLDMVGFTMLIPDVQFRAKSLGADGWVLGALMSSMFASQTVFSPIWSSLSDRVGRRNIFLLCTGFSCVAMLLYAFADHLSLMFVCRILAGIGAANVAVGNALLTNLVSDEERDRAISHFSAAMTAGLLCGPAVGGLMPSLIGRQGLGLLAGGLCLAGIIAGFMVLAKDKPEVVTQRKRNPFGIVLFREVPQLRVLAITAMVAWFALALLEGTFGLLIQHTLGLDEKHFGFLFSYEALVALGCQTWLLMWLRKRLSYRAFLQLCFLFQGAGLVLMPFAPSLVVLVVASTLFALGNAMSTPIVNMAASDLVPKARHGELFGLFQGSRGFGFLVAPAVGTQLFSLDPSYPYIAAGLVCLAGVIALSFSVSSAPASTSAD
- a CDS encoding thioredoxin family protein, with amino-acid sequence MKRLFSLAIMLAVAPAFAQTPTAAQVIDAAKVSAKKSGKNILVIFHASWCGWCHKLDDFLTKTDEGKLVGKGLEIVHLTVLESERHKADENAGGVDMMKAWGGEKAGLPFMAILDAKGKLVINSLMKKDEQGSNTGYPAAATEVAHFITMLEKGAKKISADERGKIGAWLTANAPK
- a CDS encoding PEP-CTERM sorting domain-containing protein, which translates into the protein MMKFNRSLGLLVVFCVGSAWAQSKIGIDSFTGNLSVNGSPYGGGELTWGDQLSLGANESSSSAVLKPGTQAEFDAYRSMLKFSASSVAADYMLPSDRLGGMSAAASMESRVFGTWNNDCMTNSDSHRFGMSLEEFNGDDASIDVDIQEAPKPSISGTTGSFTVGGLDGSAVDLDPRVGFIKIDKSVTPSFAMTFATPDISFTRPDLMWADGTSQASIFHDTSWNGAWAFFEQTSGGSSTHIFSADSLDRYHWMPGDGAGTISRSSYADVLNMDFSQMAVGTYSVKHWSIGWWGIGNTEESDWNCAFGGITQEIVETNIQIVPEPSSFAVIALGAGMFLRLRRAKARN
- the rpsD gene encoding 30S ribosomal protein S4, whose protein sequence is MRTALIGTYNMATYRGRKTDICRKVGFNIWGNAKCPSNKRPYPLGQHGPQQRERRTSEYGEQLLAKQVIRRYYNMLEKQFHRTFERAAKMHGNTSLNFLRLLELRLATAVWKLGYATTIFQARQMVSHCHITVNGKIVNIASYQLKVGDKVAVRDRDQSKKIARMNHYEGAAVPPYFDVDVANMSAQVVALPEREDFPKFFKESAVVEFYAR
- a CDS encoding NAD(P)-dependent alcohol dehydrogenase — its product is MFEVKAYAAQSSSSPLDQTSIPRRANADDDVQIEILFCGICHSDLHTARDEWNAIMPTVYPCVPGHEIVGKVTSVGAGVTKFKVGDTVGVGCLVDSDGTCPNCADGFEQFCPNGTFTYNGADRHGTAPVTYGGYSESIVVKESFVLSIPENLDLAGAAPLLCAGITTYSPLKRAGVKPGMRVGVVGLGGLGHMGVKLAKAMGAHVTVFSTSPSKIDDAKRLGADEVVISTDREAMAAKAWSYDFILDCVSAEHDINTYVALLTRGGNMTLVGAPPNPMPLSSFALLFGNKSVGGSLIGGLAETQEMLDFCGKHNIVSDVEVIRMQDVNEAYERMLRADVKYRFCIDMASLKQA